A single window of Actinoallomurus bryophytorum DNA harbors:
- a CDS encoding DUF2207 domain-containing protein, giving the protein MLVRTRLLLAPAAAAGLLACAVPAHAEASGQVVSDDIALTASSDGTLHAKETVTFQGSGVKRAFVRLKHVDDRQDRLFELADVRGGTVTTEAERTIVTPSGGGPGQHTVKLSYTVRGTMTPLSGRQELNWVAAGGWNVPVAQTEVTVESGAAVQDLNCFAGELDSTVGCTQFFTNHTHVQAEFRQESLQPGEFLTIVIGYPPGTTSGKPMLDQRHTLAAAFTVNRVTGAALVGLLVLLLGGIALLYSTRGRDARIVSKKAAEGDHAPVDDGEFSPPDGVRPGQIGTLIDEQADVIDVTATIIDLAVRRYLLIEELSRETYGRLDWQLRRLDRPGDDLMPYERLLHDALFTGREVVRLSELGGTFAGELSAVRGALYEDVVRQGWFTRRPDSERTRWTTTGTVLATLGVIGTIGLALYTHLALIGLALIIAGAALAIGGQYMPAKTTRGATVLAHTLGFRAHLYRGEAPDASSGDRIALFSRYLPYAVVFDSVSRWAGTVADVGGDGERADNLYWYEGPAEWDLSNFAESMRSFTLATSGAISASRQFRTLS; this is encoded by the coding sequence ATGCTGGTACGGACGCGGCTCCTCCTCGCCCCCGCCGCCGCGGCGGGGCTTCTCGCCTGCGCGGTGCCGGCCCATGCGGAGGCTTCGGGGCAGGTCGTCTCCGACGACATCGCGCTCACCGCGTCCTCCGACGGCACCCTCCACGCCAAGGAGACGGTGACCTTCCAGGGCAGCGGCGTGAAGAGGGCCTTCGTCCGTCTCAAGCACGTCGACGACCGCCAGGACCGCCTCTTCGAGCTGGCCGACGTGCGGGGCGGCACCGTCACCACCGAGGCCGAACGCACGATCGTGACGCCGTCGGGGGGCGGTCCCGGCCAGCACACCGTGAAGCTGTCCTACACCGTGCGGGGCACGATGACGCCGCTGTCCGGACGGCAGGAGCTGAACTGGGTCGCCGCGGGCGGCTGGAACGTCCCGGTGGCGCAGACCGAGGTGACCGTCGAGTCCGGCGCCGCCGTGCAGGACCTCAACTGCTTCGCCGGCGAGCTGGACAGCACGGTGGGCTGCACGCAGTTCTTCACCAACCACACGCACGTGCAGGCGGAGTTCCGGCAGGAGAGCCTCCAGCCGGGTGAGTTCCTCACCATCGTGATCGGGTACCCGCCCGGGACGACGTCGGGCAAGCCGATGCTCGACCAGCGGCACACCCTGGCCGCGGCGTTCACGGTCAACCGGGTGACGGGAGCCGCCCTCGTCGGCCTCCTCGTGCTGCTCCTCGGCGGAATCGCCCTGCTCTACTCCACCCGCGGCCGTGACGCCCGCATCGTCAGCAAGAAGGCGGCCGAGGGCGACCACGCTCCGGTGGACGACGGGGAGTTCTCACCCCCGGACGGTGTACGGCCCGGCCAGATCGGCACACTCATCGACGAGCAGGCCGACGTCATCGACGTCACCGCCACCATCATCGACCTGGCCGTACGCCGCTACCTGCTGATCGAGGAGCTGTCCCGCGAGACGTACGGCCGTCTCGACTGGCAGCTGCGCCGCCTGGACCGGCCCGGCGACGACCTGATGCCCTACGAGCGGCTTCTCCACGACGCCCTGTTCACCGGGCGTGAGGTGGTGCGCCTCTCCGAGCTCGGCGGCACGTTCGCCGGCGAGCTGTCGGCGGTACGCGGCGCGCTGTACGAGGACGTCGTACGGCAGGGCTGGTTCACCCGGCGGCCCGACTCCGAGCGCACCCGCTGGACCACCACCGGAACGGTGCTCGCCACGCTCGGCGTCATCGGCACGATCGGGCTGGCGCTGTACACCCACCTGGCTCTCATCGGCCTGGCGTTGATCATCGCCGGGGCGGCGCTGGCAATCGGCGGCCAGTACATGCCCGCCAAGACCACCCGCGGCGCGACCGTGCTCGCCCACACGCTCGGCTTCCGCGCGCACCTCTACCGCGGCGAGGCGCCCGACGCCTCGTCCGGGGACCGTATCGCCCTGTTCTCGCGCTACCTCCCGTACGCGGTGGTGTTCGACTCGGTCTCGCGCTGGGCGGGGACGGTGGCCGACGTCGGCGGCGACGGCGAACGGGCCGACAACCTCTACTGGTACGAGGGTCCAGCCGAGTGGGACCTGTCCAACTTCGCCGAGTCGATGCGCAGCTTCACCCTGGCGACCTCGGGCGCGATCTCGGCCTCCCGGCAGTTTCGCACCCTGTCCTGA
- a CDS encoding Fur family transcriptional regulator yields the protein MTEPWHKELRARGYRVTPQRQLVLEAVTALSHATPEEICAEVQRTARGVNISTIYRTLELLEQLDMVKHTHLGHKPPTYHLAAEAEHVHLVCRECGEVYDVDPSVADGLVEVLGAGHGFETDVQHLTVYGRCRNCRKS from the coding sequence GTGACGGAACCCTGGCACAAGGAGCTGCGAGCGCGGGGCTACCGTGTGACGCCCCAGCGCCAGCTCGTGCTCGAAGCGGTGACCGCGCTGAGTCACGCGACTCCCGAGGAGATCTGCGCCGAGGTGCAGCGGACCGCGCGCGGCGTCAACATCTCCACCATCTACCGCACCCTTGAGCTGCTCGAACAGCTCGACATGGTCAAGCACACCCATCTCGGTCACAAGCCGCCGACCTACCATCTCGCCGCCGAGGCGGAGCACGTGCATCTGGTGTGCCGCGAGTGCGGTGAGGTCTACGACGTGGACCCCTCCGTGGCCGACGGCCTGGTCGAGGTCCTGGGCGCCGGCCATGGCTTCGAGACCGACGTGCAGCACCTCACCGTCTACGGACGCTGCCGGAATTGCCGGAAGTCGTAG
- a CDS encoding thermonuclease family protein — MTGATAAALGCLAAAVACAPASAPRASRPYLTHRPSCGPGCGAVTAGVVRVIDGDTLVLRTRGRPARVRLIGVDAPEKWLRHDCFGAEATRALRRLTPPGSAVRATGDAEPRDRYGRRLLYLWTPRGVLVNAALVRSGFARAMAVPPDTRYAAVLREAEDAARRARSGLWRPSPAGCGPSQ; from the coding sequence GTGACAGGGGCGACCGCGGCGGCTCTCGGGTGCCTCGCCGCCGCCGTGGCCTGCGCACCGGCGAGCGCCCCGCGGGCGAGCCGCCCCTACCTGACCCACCGGCCGTCCTGCGGGCCGGGGTGCGGTGCGGTGACGGCCGGCGTGGTGCGCGTCATCGACGGTGACACGCTGGTCCTGCGCACGCGCGGGCGGCCGGCGCGGGTGCGGCTCATCGGTGTGGACGCGCCCGAGAAGTGGCTGCGCCACGACTGCTTCGGCGCGGAGGCCACCCGAGCGCTGCGCCGGCTCACCCCGCCCGGATCGGCCGTACGCGCCACCGGCGACGCCGAGCCGCGCGACCGGTACGGACGGCGGCTCCTCTACCTGTGGACGCCACGTGGGGTGCTGGTGAACGCCGCGCTGGTCCGCTCGGGCTTCGCGCGCGCCATGGCCGTACCGCCCGACACGCGGTACGCGGCCGTTCTCCGCGAGGCGGAGGACGCGGCGAGGCGCGCACGGTCCGGACTGTGGCGGCCTTCTCCGGCCGGATGCGGTCCGTCCCAGTGA
- a CDS encoding 3-keto-5-aminohexanoate cleavage protein: MARTLITIAPTGAEAEKVAAPALPVTLEELVHAAKECEGAGAAVIHVHIRDAEARATLDPIRLRDTVTALHESTNLIVQLSTGGAVTDPYEHRLKVLDAAPDACSLTCGTVNFGTDVFMNPWPFMAELYQLTQAMEIVPEFELFDLGQVASLRRLLDTYGAPYGGHVHCDLVMGVPGGMPGDARSLVAAVDALPEGATWSATGIGRTTLPVMYAALSAGGHLRVGMEDTLTYAKGRPVTANSQLVERAATLVKLAQREPMSPDEARTFLGVKRR; this comes from the coding sequence ATGGCCAGAACACTGATAACCATTGCGCCCACGGGCGCCGAGGCCGAGAAGGTCGCCGCCCCGGCGCTCCCGGTCACACTTGAAGAACTGGTCCACGCGGCCAAGGAATGCGAAGGCGCCGGCGCGGCCGTCATCCACGTCCACATCCGCGACGCCGAGGCCCGGGCGACGCTCGACCCGATCCGGCTCCGCGACACGGTCACCGCGCTCCACGAGAGCACGAACCTCATCGTCCAGCTGTCCACCGGCGGCGCGGTCACGGACCCGTACGAGCATCGCCTGAAGGTCCTCGACGCCGCGCCGGACGCCTGCTCGCTCACCTGCGGCACCGTCAACTTCGGCACCGACGTGTTCATGAATCCCTGGCCCTTCATGGCCGAGCTCTACCAGCTCACGCAGGCGATGGAGATCGTGCCGGAGTTCGAGCTGTTCGACCTGGGCCAGGTCGCGTCGCTGCGCCGCCTGCTGGACACCTACGGCGCGCCGTACGGCGGGCACGTCCACTGCGATCTCGTCATGGGAGTGCCCGGCGGCATGCCGGGGGACGCGCGCTCGCTGGTCGCCGCGGTCGACGCGCTCCCCGAGGGAGCGACCTGGTCGGCCACCGGGATCGGCCGGACCACCCTGCCGGTGATGTACGCGGCACTGTCGGCCGGCGGTCATCTGCGGGTCGGGATGGAAGATACTCTGACGTACGCCAAGGGTCGGCCCGTAACGGCCAATTCCCAGCTCGTGGAGCGTGCGGCCACCCTGGTGAAGCTCGCGCAGCGGGAGCCGATGTCCCCGGACGAGGCACGGACGTTCCTGGGCGTGAAGCGCCGCTGA
- a CDS encoding YgfZ/GcvT domain-containing protein, translating to MDSPLLSTPGAVSADSPDTEVAAHYGEPSAEQRALATGAAVVDRSNRGVVRIAGADRLRFLHSLTSQHLESLAPDSPAEALLLSPNGHVEHHLALVDDGEAVWAHVEPGMAASLAEFLDRMRFLMRVEVTDETESYAVVTLAGAEAPGGALRTTDGLIVPRKELERDWHARLAGLWAYEALRIAAHRPRLGLDTDHRTIPHEAGWIDVAVHLDKGCYRGQETVARVQNLGRPPRRLVFLHLDGSVDHLPAHGDPIELGGRTVGFVGSAARHYELGPIGLGMIKRNTPVEEPLLAGGVAASQEVIVSPDSGSTVKIDLRRR from the coding sequence ATGGACAGCCCGCTGTTGAGCACCCCCGGAGCCGTATCGGCCGATTCTCCCGACACGGAGGTCGCGGCACACTACGGCGAACCCTCGGCCGAGCAGCGCGCGCTCGCGACCGGTGCGGCGGTCGTCGACCGCAGCAATCGCGGTGTCGTGCGCATCGCGGGCGCCGACCGGCTGCGGTTCCTGCACAGCCTCACCAGCCAGCACCTCGAGTCGCTGGCGCCGGACTCGCCGGCCGAGGCCCTGCTGCTCAGCCCCAACGGTCACGTCGAACACCACCTCGCCCTGGTCGATGACGGCGAGGCGGTCTGGGCGCACGTCGAGCCGGGCATGGCCGCGAGCCTCGCGGAGTTCCTCGACCGGATGCGGTTCCTGATGCGGGTCGAGGTGACCGACGAGACGGAGTCGTACGCCGTCGTGACGCTAGCCGGCGCCGAGGCGCCCGGCGGTGCCCTCAGGACGACGGACGGCCTCATCGTGCCGCGCAAGGAGCTCGAACGCGACTGGCACGCGCGTCTCGCCGGGCTCTGGGCGTACGAGGCGCTGCGCATCGCCGCCCACCGCCCGCGCCTGGGTCTGGACACCGACCACCGGACCATTCCGCACGAGGCCGGCTGGATCGATGTCGCCGTGCACCTCGACAAGGGCTGCTACCGGGGCCAGGAGACGGTCGCGCGGGTGCAGAACCTCGGCCGCCCGCCGCGTCGGCTGGTCTTCCTTCATCTCGACGGGAGCGTCGACCACCTGCCCGCGCACGGCGACCCGATCGAGCTGGGCGGCCGCACCGTCGGCTTCGTCGGCTCCGCCGCACGTCACTACGAGCTGGGACCGATCGGGCTCGGGATGATCAAGCGGAACACCCCGGTCGAGGAGCCGCTTCTCGCCGGTGGCGTGGCGGCCTCGCAGGAGGTCATCGTCTCCCCTGATTCGGGATCTACCGTCAAGATCGACCTTCGTCGCCGATAA
- a CDS encoding neutral zinc metallopeptidase, producing MPSPRSQNYGYHRPARRPRRTASAVVIGALGGVAALFVVAVVGFWVAGSGREPGAGTNGSRLRAGSQTQALSGPLYSSGTLPRVECRLPKIAEHDDRSMLKFLQTLSNCLDDAWNRQFAKAGVKGFTAPQRVFWSMPGSSPCGSYPAPGASAFYCPVNDTMYVGLSNVVDTAGGEPVSHYGVYARVIAHEYGHHVQEDAGILEYGHRLMASGDTDARAEASRRIELQAQCFAGAFLSAERRTLPMTQAQYRAMVADNRARGDDESRPDLRDHGSGRHYAGWVVKGYRDGALSACDTWTVPASDVS from the coding sequence GTGCCGTCGCCCCGATCGCAGAACTACGGCTACCACCGGCCCGCCCGCCGCCCGCGGCGTACCGCGAGCGCCGTGGTCATCGGGGCTCTGGGCGGCGTCGCGGCGCTGTTCGTGGTGGCGGTCGTCGGGTTCTGGGTCGCCGGGAGCGGCCGAGAGCCGGGTGCCGGAACCAACGGGAGCCGGCTGCGGGCGGGCAGCCAGACGCAGGCCCTCTCGGGCCCGCTGTACAGCAGCGGCACCCTCCCGCGCGTCGAATGCCGGCTGCCCAAGATCGCCGAGCACGACGACCGGTCGATGCTGAAGTTCCTCCAAACGCTTTCCAACTGCCTGGACGACGCGTGGAACCGGCAGTTCGCCAAGGCGGGGGTCAAGGGGTTCACCGCACCGCAGCGGGTCTTCTGGAGCATGCCGGGCAGCAGCCCGTGCGGGTCCTACCCGGCCCCCGGCGCCTCCGCGTTCTACTGTCCGGTCAACGACACGATGTACGTCGGCCTCAGCAATGTCGTCGACACGGCCGGCGGCGAGCCGGTCTCGCACTACGGCGTGTACGCCCGGGTGATCGCCCACGAGTACGGCCACCACGTGCAGGAGGACGCCGGGATCCTGGAGTACGGGCACCGGCTGATGGCCTCCGGCGACACCGACGCGCGTGCCGAGGCGAGCCGGCGGATCGAGCTGCAGGCACAGTGCTTCGCCGGGGCGTTCCTGTCCGCCGAGCGCCGCACGCTGCCGATGACCCAGGCCCAGTACCGCGCGATGGTCGCAGACAATCGCGCGCGCGGCGACGACGAGTCGAGGCCGGACCTGCGCGACCACGGATCCGGGCGGCACTACGCCGGCTGGG
- a CDS encoding FABP family protein yields the protein MEHELHPDLEPLKFLLGDWEGAGVGGYPTIESFRFGQEISFSHIGKPYLIYTSRTWRLDDEGNLGAPLARESGYWRAQPGGRVELIIAHPTGIAEIYIGEATGTRVDLRSDVVARTETAKEYTAGHRLYGLIGEDLGYAYDMAAEGQGLQSHLSAQLKRVS from the coding sequence ATGGAGCATGAGCTGCACCCCGACCTTGAGCCGCTGAAATTCCTCCTCGGAGACTGGGAGGGCGCGGGCGTCGGCGGTTATCCGACCATCGAGAGCTTCCGCTTCGGGCAGGAGATCTCATTCAGCCACATCGGCAAGCCGTACCTCATCTACACGAGCCGTACCTGGCGTCTTGACGACGAGGGCAACCTCGGCGCCCCGCTGGCACGCGAGAGCGGCTACTGGCGCGCGCAGCCCGGCGGGCGCGTCGAACTGATAATCGCGCATCCGACCGGGATCGCCGAGATCTACATCGGCGAGGCGACCGGCACGCGGGTGGACCTGCGGAGCGACGTGGTCGCGCGCACCGAGACGGCCAAGGAGTACACCGCCGGACACCGGCTGTACGGCCTCATCGGCGAGGACCTGGGTTACGCGTACGACATGGCGGCCGAGGGACAGGGCCTGCAGTCCCATCTGTCCGCGCAGCTCAAGCGCGTCTCCTAA
- a CDS encoding asparaginase — MNPVIIEVERSGFVESRHRGSVSGLAADGSAVVRLGTVDEPIFPRSSNKPMQAAAMLRLGLGLEGELLALASASHSGEDFHVEGVQKILAGAGLTPEDLQCPPARPIDPELAVVRDKSRLRMNCSGKHSAMLATCVINHWPTESYLDPDHPLQVAINKTVAELTGDEIAATGVDGCGAPLFAVTLTGLARAFRALVLAAPGTPERRVADAMRAHPQWTSGTDRDERRLMEAVPGLLVKGGAEGVDAFALADGRAGAVKIDDGAARARTPVTVATLRALGADGVPPELTTGPVHGGESIVGEIRAVGF, encoded by the coding sequence ATGAATCCCGTCATCATCGAAGTGGAACGTTCCGGTTTCGTGGAGTCGCGGCACCGCGGATCGGTGTCCGGGCTGGCCGCCGACGGATCGGCGGTGGTACGCCTGGGGACCGTCGATGAGCCGATCTTCCCGCGTTCGTCCAACAAACCGATGCAGGCGGCCGCGATGTTGCGGCTCGGTCTCGGTCTCGAGGGCGAACTCCTGGCGCTCGCGTCGGCCAGTCACTCCGGGGAGGACTTCCACGTCGAGGGCGTGCAGAAGATCCTCGCCGGGGCCGGGCTGACCCCCGAGGACCTCCAATGCCCTCCGGCGCGGCCGATCGATCCCGAGCTCGCCGTCGTCCGCGACAAGTCCCGGCTGCGGATGAACTGCTCCGGCAAGCACTCCGCGATGCTCGCCACCTGCGTCATCAACCACTGGCCGACCGAGTCCTACCTGGACCCGGACCATCCGCTGCAGGTCGCGATCAACAAGACCGTGGCCGAGCTGACCGGCGACGAGATCGCCGCGACGGGCGTGGACGGATGCGGTGCGCCGCTGTTCGCCGTCACCCTGACCGGCCTGGCCCGCGCGTTCCGCGCGCTCGTGCTCGCCGCGCCCGGCACCCCCGAACGCCGGGTCGCCGACGCGATGCGCGCCCATCCGCAGTGGACGTCGGGCACCGACCGTGACGAACGCCGGCTCATGGAGGCCGTTCCGGGCCTGCTCGTCAAGGGCGGCGCGGAGGGCGTCGACGCCTTCGCCCTCGCGGACGGCCGCGCCGGCGCGGTCAAGATCGATGACGGGGCGGCTCGTGCACGTACCCCGGTGACCGTCGCCACGCTGCGCGCCCTGGGCGCGGACGGTGTTCCCCCGGAGCTGACCACGGGGCCGGTGCACGGTGGCGAGTCGATCGTGGGAGAGATCCGCGCGGTCGGGTTCTGA
- a CDS encoding DsrE family protein — translation MARSLVIKVTAGAESPERCNQAFTVAAAAVASGVGVSLWLTGESAWFALPGRAKEFELPHATPLEDLLGIVLSAAQVTVCTQCAARRDITDDEVIPGIRIAGAPTFVEEIIAEGAQALVY, via the coding sequence ATGGCACGATCACTCGTGATCAAGGTGACGGCGGGCGCAGAGTCGCCCGAACGGTGCAATCAGGCCTTTACGGTCGCTGCCGCCGCGGTGGCGAGCGGGGTCGGCGTATCGCTCTGGCTGACCGGCGAATCCGCGTGGTTCGCCCTGCCGGGCCGCGCCAAGGAGTTCGAGCTTCCGCACGCCACTCCGCTGGAGGACCTGCTCGGCATCGTGCTCTCGGCCGCCCAGGTCACGGTCTGCACCCAGTGCGCGGCACGGCGGGACATCACCGATGACGAGGTGATTCCGGGCATCCGCATCGCGGGTGCCCCGACGTTCGTCGAGGAGATCATCGCCGAGGGCGCTCAGGCGCTCGTGTACTGA
- a CDS encoding GIDE domain-containing protein — protein MTLLSAGIEAGADAVSKKVGTARRRRVIDKAEPVTDAGVGRLREISGRATAGPAGQITAPFSGTPCVWYALTVHERYHAWRPGPLGPAKVVRHVKVAEQLSGPLYVTGDTAAVRVDARGARLELGEPAFAEFENVPNGPLTTRLSAMLGGRLRPRHRERTLGFLVEELVVTVGDPLYVVGQARTELGDLVIGKPSMQPFIVSRTPAVRLTAAQD, from the coding sequence ATGACTTTGCTGTCTGCCGGGATCGAGGCGGGTGCCGACGCGGTGTCGAAGAAGGTCGGCACGGCGCGCAGACGGCGGGTGATCGACAAGGCCGAGCCGGTCACGGACGCCGGCGTGGGGCGGCTCCGCGAGATCAGCGGACGGGCCACGGCCGGCCCGGCCGGGCAGATCACCGCGCCCTTCTCCGGAACACCCTGTGTCTGGTACGCCCTGACGGTGCACGAGCGCTACCACGCTTGGCGCCCGGGCCCGCTGGGCCCGGCGAAGGTCGTCCGGCACGTCAAGGTGGCCGAGCAACTGAGCGGCCCGCTGTACGTCACCGGCGACACCGCGGCCGTGCGCGTGGACGCCCGTGGCGCGCGGCTGGAGCTCGGAGAGCCGGCGTTCGCCGAATTCGAGAACGTCCCGAACGGCCCGTTGACCACCCGGCTGTCGGCCATGCTCGGTGGCCGGCTGCGCCCGCGGCACCGCGAACGCACGCTCGGCTTCCTCGTGGAGGAGCTCGTCGTCACCGTCGGCGATCCACTCTACGTCGTCGGTCAGGCGCGCACCGAGCTCGGTGACCTGGTGATCGGCAAGCCCTCGATGCAGCCGTTCATCGTGTCGAGGACTCCGGCCGTGCGGCTCACCGCCGCACAGGACTAG
- the dtd gene encoding D-aminoacyl-tRNA deacylase, protein MRAVVQRVSQASVSVDGDVVGAIDEPGLMVLVGVTHDDTPAQAARLAAKLWGLRVFDGEVSCSDLGAPLLVISQFTLYGDTRKGRRPSWIAAAPGPVAEPLVEEVVEALRRLGARVETGRFGADMKVSLTNDGPVTLILDM, encoded by the coding sequence GTGCGAGCGGTGGTGCAGCGGGTGAGCCAGGCGAGTGTCTCCGTCGACGGTGACGTGGTGGGCGCGATCGACGAACCCGGCCTCATGGTCCTCGTCGGGGTCACCCACGACGACACACCCGCGCAGGCGGCCAGGCTCGCCGCCAAGCTGTGGGGACTGCGCGTCTTCGACGGCGAGGTCTCCTGCTCCGACCTCGGTGCGCCACTTCTGGTGATCAGCCAGTTCACGCTCTACGGCGACACCCGTAAGGGCCGCCGGCCGTCCTGGATCGCCGCCGCGCCCGGACCGGTGGCCGAGCCGCTCGTCGAGGAGGTCGTCGAGGCCCTGCGGCGCTTGGGGGCCCGGGTCGAGACGGGCCGGTTCGGTGCCGACATGAAGGTCTCGCTGACCAACGACGGCCCGGTCACCCTGATCCTGGACATGTGA
- a CDS encoding phosphotransferase enzyme family protein: MRTRPKDLDEERLLQALGDWGIGGTSLEYAPVGFGDHHWIAAGDAGRKWFLTVADLDLKGEPDSHAALRSLTRAMESAAALRDEGRLDFVVAPLRAAGGETVRRLGPRYALSVFPFVDGTPGDSDRPWTSRERHAVLDLLAELHRQAAPASVPVLDPGLSMRSLLESALDDAVQWGSGPFAEPARTLLSTHSTAIRRRVAEFDGLVEDLGRGGGAPVLTHGEPHEGNLLWHEGRYLLIDWDTVGLAPPERDLWSVAESPEDLKRYAEATGRTPSDSALMLYRLRWDLEEVSSYVDWFRAPHEHSSDTEEAWAGLVESVENLGEFDRR, translated from the coding sequence ATGAGGACGCGACCCAAAGATCTTGACGAGGAGCGGCTGCTCCAGGCCCTGGGCGACTGGGGAATCGGCGGGACCTCGCTGGAGTACGCCCCGGTCGGTTTCGGCGACCATCACTGGATCGCTGCCGGTGACGCCGGGAGAAAGTGGTTCCTCACCGTCGCCGACCTGGACCTCAAGGGCGAGCCGGACTCGCACGCCGCTCTACGGAGCCTGACCCGGGCCATGGAGTCCGCCGCGGCCCTACGCGATGAGGGACGCCTGGATTTCGTGGTGGCGCCTCTGCGGGCCGCCGGAGGCGAGACCGTCCGCCGGCTGGGGCCCCGGTACGCCCTCAGCGTCTTCCCCTTCGTGGACGGCACCCCCGGGGACTCCGACCGGCCATGGACCTCACGCGAACGCCACGCCGTCCTGGATCTGCTCGCCGAGTTGCATCGTCAGGCGGCTCCGGCATCGGTGCCCGTGCTCGATCCCGGGCTGTCGATGCGCAGCCTCCTGGAGAGCGCCCTCGACGACGCGGTCCAATGGGGGAGCGGGCCGTTCGCCGAGCCCGCCAGAACTCTGCTCTCCACGCACTCCACCGCCATCCGGCGCCGGGTGGCGGAGTTCGACGGGCTGGTCGAGGACCTCGGCAGAGGCGGTGGCGCACCCGTCCTCACCCACGGCGAGCCGCACGAGGGCAACCTTCTGTGGCACGAAGGCCGCTACCTGCTGATCGACTGGGACACGGTCGGCCTAGCGCCGCCCGAACGCGACCTGTGGTCCGTCGCAGAGAGCCCAGAGGACCTCAAGCGGTACGCCGAGGCCACCGGAAGGACACCCAGCGACTCGGCCCTCATGCTCTACCGGCTCCGCTGGGACCTTGAAGAGGTGTCCAGCTACGTCGACTGGTTCCGCGCACCCCATGAGCATTCCTCCGACACCGAAGAGGCATGGGCGGGGCTGGTGGAATCGGTCGAGAACCTTGGAGAGTTCGATCGCCGTTAG